The sequence GGAACCAATGAGCGGTCGCCGCTTTGAATGTTTTTGGACACAATGGCTGTCAATAGACCTACCGGCGACAATACCCGAAGGGCGCTGTGAAGAAGCGGACGCAACTCAGAATCCGCTGACTAAGACCTCAACCAAGCGCAACAAGATGGGCGGGCAGTTCATGGCCGTCAAGAAGAACGCGAAGAAGTTCAAGGGCGTTCGGAAGGAGAAGTGATGGGCCGGTTTTTATCGGCATCATCATACTCAGCATGACGATAATCCTCACCATGTATTTCCACATCCTCGCTCTATAGCGAGTCTGGAGTCCGCAAAGATGAGCCTCTGTCCACGTTGAGCAGTTCCTGCTTTGCGGGGTGCCAGAAGTCTTCGTCTCGCCCTTCGAGGTTTTCATAGGCGCGCGCCGCCTCGTCAATACGCTTGTTCATCGGGCTCCAGTTGTCCAATGGCGGCCGGGAAGGCGTGTTACTATTACTTGTGGTTCAGCCGGTAAACGTCTCCCGGCATAAGCTCCAACTCTTCGAAAGCGTCCTGCTGGTCGTCCGTAATCAATGCCGGCAGGATCGTAGCCCTCCAGCCTTCAGGCACCTCTGCGAGCACAAGGGTCACGGCCAGTGACGGCTTGGCGGCTATCCAGAGCTGCTTTGCCGATTCATCGTCAGGCGTGACTTCAACGAAGGTGAAGGAGTTTCCGAAAGAACTCTGCCATCATACCAAAATCGGTCATGTAGTCGCTTGTTGCTATCCTAGGCTTCAAGGACTCTTCGATATTGAGACTTGCAGGAACGACGGCTTCTCTATCGGGTTTATTCTTAGGTCACCACAACGCGCCCCGGTGGGACCATCTCCATGGGCCTCAGTCTTCCCCCGGGGTGGGGCCTTCGGTGCTTATAGTGCCCGCTACTTCTTGAGTGTCAGCCCCCGGAACGAGCTCGCGCAGCAGGCCTTCTGAGGTGATATCCCGGTACTCGACGTCGGCAAAGAACTTGGGTTCAACCCAGGTGGCCTTTGGCTTTCTGATGGCCTAGGTCACCTTCTGCTTCGGGCTTACCACAGTGTCGAGCGCCGGAGGTATCGCAACCTCATTAAGGCATGTGAATCAGGAAGCTCGGGCACGCCAGCAGTAAACAGTCGCGGCATGCACTCATCGGCCGCGACGTAATTTAGGGCGGTCCCAAGATGAAGACCCGCCGGGAATTCCTGAAAACGTGCGGAGGGTTTGCTTCGCTGTGATGCTTCCGGCAATGACGCGCCTGCTGTCGACGTCCCTCACGCCGCGGCCGTTGGAGGTGCCCTGAAGTAACTTGGTACCAGGCGGATAGACGCCGTCGATTGATGCGGCTAAGAATGTAGTTCCGCTCGGGCCGCCCGGAGGGTCACGACATTGTCCAGGCCGCTGGACCTGAGCGCCTGTCTTGCCCCTTCACCACCTGCACGAGCTCACCTCTATAGCGAGCCCATCTGCCAAGCGCCCGAACAGTTCGCGCTGCGGGTCGCTCGCTCAACTCGTACCGGCGCCGCATTAGCTCAGTCTTCGTCACTTCTGCACCAGCTTGATCGTTGAGACAGGCCATTTTCCAGGATGGCCAGCGACGGAAAGCCGCAAGCCGTGGGCTTCGTCTAAAAATAATCCCTCGACGGTCCCTGCCTTACCGTCCGTAAGCACAACAGCCTTGCCGATAAGTTCCGTCTCGGCTTTGTGATATTCTCGCATAATCGCTGCGGCACGCTCTTTAGCTCGGGGCATTGCCTCTCAATCGCAGTAGAGCGACGGTGCAGATGCAAAACTTGGGAAATTGAGCAGCGTTCCCTCTACCCGACCGACGGCTTCTCTTTACGGGTGCTAAACCCGAGCCGCGCCGCATCGGCAGCAGCAGATCACAACGAGGGGGGCTGACTGTTCTCAGACTGACCGCCGACATGGATCTCTCGGGTCGCAAGGTCGGCGCTCGTGGGTTGGAGCTGCTATCTAAAATCCATCATCAACATCAAAATGCGCGATGTGAACTCACACACAATTCGCGCGTTTGGAACGCCCACTTCCGAACCCTGTTGTCTTTCCAGAAATGACCGTTGTGGTCGTCCCCCATTTTCTTGGAGCTCAGATGAGCAAA is a genomic window of Bradyrhizobium sp. CCGB12 containing:
- a CDS encoding PRC-barrel domain-containing protein, encoding MPRAKERAAAIMREYHKAETELIGKAVVLTDGKAGTVEGLFLDEAHGLRLSVAGHPGKWPVSTIKLVQK